Proteins from a single region of Neodiprion virginianus isolate iyNeoVirg1 chromosome 4, iyNeoVirg1.1, whole genome shotgun sequence:
- the LOC124303794 gene encoding mitochondrial GTPase 1: protein MSGIGGKVVPKFRDVFRIPDKEVLHWFPGHMGKGLKQMQKQLAMVDCVIEVHDARIPISGRNPNFRHTVTGLKPHIFVLNKKDLADSSYQDAATNYLQQEGFTNIIYTNFKDQKCEGLKKILPLATSLIKDSNRYNRTNKEDYALMVIGVPNVGKSSLINRLRNRYLRKSNATSVGAIAGITRSVLTKIRISNNPSVFLLDTPGVLTPNVPNAEAGLKLGLVSCLQDHLVGPEIMADYLLYWLNKQNKFDYVEKLGIPEPCDNIMEVLLLTATKLGKKNKFKNWDGQILIKPDTHAAAEYFLKTFRIGELGPICLDADLLTNSESQNLVNSTGIP, encoded by the coding sequence ATGTCTGGTATAGGAGGTAAAGTAGTCCCGAAATTTCGCGACGTGTTTCGAATTCCGGACAAAGAGGTACTGCACTGGTTCCCTGGGCACATGGGCAAAGGCCTAAAGCAAATGCAGAAGCAATTGGCAATGGTTGATTGTGTAATAGAAGTACACGACGCTCGGATACCGATATCGGGAAGAAACCCAAACTTTAGACATACGGTTACCGGTTTGAAGCCGcatatatttgttttaaacaaaaaagacTTGGCTGATAGTAGCTACCAAGATGCAGCGACAAATTATCTGCAGCAAGAGGGATTCACTAATATAATTTACACTAACTTTAAAGACCAAAAATGTGagggattgaaaaaaattttacctttGGCAACAAGTTTGATAAAAGATTCAAATCGCTACAATCGAACAAACAAAGAAGATTATGCATTAATGGTTATTGGTGTGCCAAATGTGGGAAAGTCGTCACTGATTAACCGCCTGAGAAACAGATACCTCCGTAAATCGAACGCTACTAGTGTTGGTGCAATAGCCGGTATAACTCGATCGGTATTGACAAAAATTAGAATTAGCAATAATCCATCCGTATTTCTATTAGATACACCTGGCGTTTTAACACCTAATGTGCCGAATGCAGAAGCTGGTTTGAAATTGGGTTTAGTGAGCTGTTTGCAGGATCACTTAGTCGGACCAGAAATAATGGCTGATTATTTACTATACTGgttgaataaacaaaacaaattcgactatgttgaaaaattagggATACCAGAACCATGCGATAACATAATGGAAGTCCTTTTATTAACTGCAacaaaattaggaaaaaagaataaatttaaaaactggGATGGTCAGATTCTTATAAAACCTGACACACATGCAGCtgctgaatattttttaaaaacgttcAGAATCGGCGAACTTGGTCCTATATGTTTAGATGCAGATCTCCTTACAAATTCAGAGTCACAGAACTTAGTAAATTCTACAGGAATACCATAA